A portion of the Vespa velutina chromosome 5, iVesVel2.1, whole genome shotgun sequence genome contains these proteins:
- the LOC124949191 gene encoding uncharacterized protein LOC124949191, translated as MDCCYIEQNEATGMDKVFPNVSSPEMFDSDVENKHNEQQEVASIIEETLVKTSPQKPSQATLIAKSDNYLLARINKYLTGVPPPPSHTICQSDCNDLLHYIQQNQQYFWTISPISKEKNVRQEEIDKSFNQGTLENNESFSFYNTNNTQRNLANTFEECESNTNVSRENKSLILYNTVGEKEVENLPWSEAYFHKFHGIHYNRNKSVEEFENLTMKLCERYIGAETQSTCNIFFSKQGPGSARKRSVLAKRNYGQSPGKRLSHLARRRRTFSSANLQGLSLNDKRQLILSVKKPTTRKGKSPRGKSPRYKSPRGKSPRGSAKKKVVRRLTLENTSPYKTKLDTSRRALFQSPPLDKAGPSKLFNYSNTNPQTIKRALFPTPKKEDVLMEGVKIITTEESKKRKNEDDLQGPRFKWAKSLSFDCPLELQNTTLRSWDRERHSSGNVLSQHEMSVMQGKGEFSDTHRKKLLWAVAEALRGRGIGMGHPQFKQYASNLARTVKKLMPDLENKNIPRKPGSTSDRMLKLAKHHALLITDTRTME; from the exons ATGGATTGTTGTTACATCGAACAAAATGAAGCTACAGGAATGGACAAGGTATTTCCAAATGTCTCTAGTCCAGAAATGTTTGACAGTGATGTGGAAAATAAACACAATGAACAACAAGAAGTAGCATCTATAATTGAAGAAACATTGGTCAAAACTAGTCCACAAAAACCTTCCCAGGCTACTCTTATCGCTAAGTCCGATAATTATCTGCTGGCcagaatcaataaatatttaaccgGAGTACCTCCACCACCGAGTCACACCATTTGCCAAAGCGACTGTAATGACTTGTTGCATTATATTCAACAAAACCAACAATATTTTTGGACAATCTCTCCTAtatcaaaagagaagaatgttagacaagaagaaatagataaatcttTTAATCAAGGAACATTAGAAAACAATgagtcgttttctttttataataccaataatactCAGAGAAATTTAGCTAATACTTTTGAAGAATGCGAGTCAAATACAAACGTTTCTAGAGAG AATAAATCACTTATTCTTTATAACACTgttggagagaaagaagttgaAAATTTGCCATGGTCAGAAGCATATTTTCACAAATTTCATGGTATCCa ttataatagaaataaatcagtggaagaatttgaaaatttaacaatgaaaCTATGTGAAAGATATATAGGAGCAGAAACACAATCTacgtgtaatatatttttttctaaacaagGACCTGGAAGTGCTAGAAAAAGAAGTGTTCTAGCTAAACGTAATTATGGTCAAAGCCCAGGAAAGAGATTGAGTCATTTAGCTCGCAGAAGAAGAACATTCTCTAGTGCAAATTTACAAGGATTAAGTCTCAATGATAAAAGACAATTAATATTGAGTGTTAA aaaacCTACAACTAGAAAAGGTAAAAGTCCAAGAGGCAAAAGTCCAAGATATAAAAGTCCAAGAGGCAAAAGTCCTAGAGGATCGGCTAAGAAAAAAGTAGTTCGAAGGCTTACATTGGAAAATACAAGTCCATACAAAACAAAATTGGACACATCAAGACGAGCTCTATTCCAAAGTCCACCTTTAGATAAAGCAGGCCctagtaaattatttaattatagtaataccAATCCCCAAACAATTAAACGTGCTTTATTTCCCACACCTAAGAAGGAAGATGTTTTAATGGAAGGTGTCAAAATAATTACTACCGAAGAatctaaaaagagaaaaaatgaagatgatTTACAAGGACCTCGTTTCAAGTGGGCAAAGAGTTTATCGTTTGACTGTCCTCTTGAATTACAAAATACTACTCTACGTTCCTGGGATCGCGAGAGACATTCTTCTGGAAATGTTTTATCACAACATGAAATGTCTGTCATGCAAGGAAAAGGTGAATTTAGTGATACGCATAGAAAg aaattattatggGCTGTAGCAGAAGCATTGCGAGGCAGAGGAATTGGTATGGGCCATCCGCAGTTTAAGCAGTACGCTTCAAATCTAGCACGTactgttaaaaaattaatgcctgatcttgaaaataaaaatataccaaGAAAACCTGGTAGTACAAGTGATCGTATGTTAAAATTGGCTAAACATCATGCTCTTCTCATAACAGATACAAGGACTATGGAATGA
- the LOC124949190 gene encoding transforming acidic coiled-coil-containing protein 3-like, whose translation MEIRRSGEMLSPKSVVVGGQVREGTRVVLREITAMLHNSPPSQTSSRRKSGNDTTSSTFSKAAAEHEVKVRFAREFADADLVTYSTPESFSSESSYYSIGSTQSIKNSGISSDTDDLNNSQPFKVADSSYVDSNIPGVNELIRGCADIRIDSNVEEVTLSNSIYESPDNTLIQTFNSAIDDTNVILDNKSPVKYNLNETSALENGLATPLDVTHSLINSSQTQEELQEHFTCDNIPQESLNLKVNVSTDEGIASNEQRSEQDLKESEVESVKLTLETSTPRSVSPVDYNEAKSDRKEDIYSDTNVKETDTCNVDEKEADVDNIGKTDTNNTCTIQAIADIVSENINTSNTDENKPDINNLNNNVADINNINKNKTDIKNNINEYNIDTTINTDEHKIDRRININEHKVDTTININEHKTDPTINIDEYIKTDTTFNINENKTDTNNIDEHKIDTTFYVDENKADKNNLDKNRIDTNNIDGNKINKEDIVEKKTDEDNIDNKKQSTSNIGTDEVLDETLTLSDDIYLNLDSLNEVEQYEEFKPQRQSTTLSNDDTTCSLKKLELVAGEVADDIFISPLELEDDVFINPVLEIFQDPTSFDFLSARGNSESATRLRNESLYIKFDPLLANVSMLPQGNSQVFSTSPSGTIHKLEEIQNKNDEPIQVTKSDTKEVDDIDGTEKLELLRASVLQLEKELEKQKKEYESKVEKQKTASQEKITKLQAQLNQEIENKNQLTVVVDEYEKSISRLLTEKERDRANFEQEKSKVQEELQATNLHLSNTEAAFNDVHLKYERLKGVVSAYKNNEGVLKESIQENLETIKSLENRYDQLKTHAMSQLRKANLELVDIRKQHEAETVKLHAMVRKAELKSNSLAEIVEQKTKENKELTQILDELIARVGRQNAE comes from the exons AGTGGTAACGACACAACCAGTAGCACTTTCTCCAAGGCAGCAGCCGAGCACGAGGTAAAGGTTCGTTTCGCGCGTGAATTTGCGGACGCAGATTTGGTGACGTACTCAACACCCGAGAGCTTCTCTTCAGAGAGCAGCTATTACAGCATCGGTAGTACGCAGAGTATTAAAAACAGCGGTATCAGTTCCGATACCGATGACCTCAACAATTCTCAACCATTCAAGGTCGCAGACTCTTCCTATGTGGATAGTAATATACCAGGtgttaatgaattaattcgtGGTTGTGCTGATATTCGAATTGATTCTAATGTAGAGGAAGTCACCTTGTCAAATTCTATTTATGAATCTCCTGATAACACTTTGATTCAAACCTTCAACTCGGCCATTGATGATACCAACGTTATCCTTGACAATAAGTCACCCGTCAAGTATAACTTAAATGAGACATCTGCATTGGAAAACGGTTTAGCAACGCCGTTGGATGTCACGCATTCCCTTATAAATTCTTCTCAGACTCAAGAAGAATTACAGGAACATTTTACTTGTGACAATATACCTCAAGAATCTTTGAACTTAAAAGTGAATGTATCTACGGATGAAGGTATTGCTAGCAACGAACAAAGAAGTGAACAGGATTTGAAAGAATCCGAAGTTGAAAGTGTAAAACTTACTTTAGAAACATCTACACCAAGATCAGTTTCTCCTGTTGATTATAACGAAGCTAAGAGTgacagaaaagaagatatatatagtGATACAAATGTTAAGGAAACAGATACATGTAATGTAGATGAGAAAGAAGCTGATGTAGATAATATAGGTAAAACAGATACAAATAATACTTGTACTATCCAAGCAATTGCAGATATTGTaagtgaaaatataaatactagCAATACAGATGAAAATAAAccagatataaataatttaaataacaatgtagcagatattaataacatcaataaaaataaaactgatataaaaaataatataaatgaatataatattgatacgACAATTAACACAGATGAACATAAAATTGATAggagaattaatataaatgaacatAAAGTTGATacaacaattaatataaatgaacacAAAACTGATCCAACAATTAATATAgacgaatatattaaaactgacacaacatttaatataaatgaaaataaaacagatacaaataatatagatgAACATAAAATTGATACAACATTTTATGTAGATGAAAATAAagcagataaaaataatttagataaaaatagaatagatacaaataatatagatggaaataaaataaataaagaagatatagttgaaaagaaaactgatgaggataatatagataataaaaaacaaagtacAAGTAATATAGGCACAGATGAGGTATTGGATGAGACGCTCACTTTATCAGATGATATTTACTTAAATCTTGATTCTTTAAACGAAGTTGAGCAATACGAAGAATTTAAGCCACAGAGACAGAGTACTACATTGTCTAATGATGATACTACttgttctttaaaaaaattagaattagtGGCAGGAGAAGTTGCAGATGATATTTTCATATCTCCTTTAGAATTGGAAGATGATGTTTTTATTAATCCTGTGTTAGAAA tattcCAAGATCCAAcatcttttgattttctttccgCAAGAGGGAATTCAGAAAGCGCAACTCGCCTTAGGAATGAATCCTTGTATATCAAATTTGATCCTCTGTTAGCCAATGTCAGTATGTTACCTCAAGGAAACAGTCAAGTTTTTAGTACCTCTCCCAGTGGTACGATTCAcaaattagaagaaattcaaaacaaaaat GATGAACCTATACAAGTAACTAAATCTGATACAAAGGAAGTCGATGATATAGATGGAACAGAGAAATTAGAGTTACTACGTGCGTCTGTGTTGCAATTGGAAAAAGAAttggagaaacaaaaaaaagaatatgaatcaaaagtggaaaaacaaaaaacagcttctcaagaaaaaataacaaaattgcaAGCGCAACTAAATCAAGAAAttgagaataaaaatcaattaac AGTTGTCGTAgatgaatatgaaaaatcgATAAGTCGATTACTcactgaaaaagaaagagatcgtgCTAATTTTGAGCAAGAAAAATCTAAAGTACAAGAAGAACTTCAAGCTACAAATCTCCATCTTAGCAATACGGAAGCTGCATTTAATGATGTTCATTTAAAATACGAAAGGCTCAAAGGAGTCGTTTccgcatataaaaataatgaaggaGTTTTAAAAGAAAGTATCCAAGAAAATTTGGAAACAATAAAGTCTTTAGAAAATCGTTATGATCAATTAAAAACTCATGCCATGTCGCAATTAAGAAA GGCCAACCTGGAATTAGTGGACATACGAAAACAACACGAAGCCGAAACGGTAAAGTTACATGCGATGGTGAGGAAAGCAGAATTGAAAAGTAATTCGCTCGCTGAAATAGTAGAGCAAAAAACAAAGGAGAACAAAGAACTTACACAAATATTAGATGAACTGATTGCTAGGGTCGGTCGGCAAAATGCAGAATAA